A window of Clostridium botulinum BKT015925 contains these coding sequences:
- a CDS encoding CvfB family protein has product MVEIGKIQKLKVANVAKIGVYLDAGTEEQEENILLPNNQLPEDVKEGDELEVFVYRDSEDRLIATRKTPLVQVGEIAVLEVKDTTSIGAFLDIGLERDVLLPFKEQKYKVVSGKKYLVAIYIDKSGRLTATSYISKFLLSESPYKKDEWVKGIVYSINDEIGALVAVDNKYKGLIPKSELYKEINVGDEVECRVARVREDGKLDLGTREVAYKQMDSDVEMLLKKLEKYDGFMPLNDKSKPEEIKDRLKISKAAFKRAVGRLLKEDKIIQTEKGIKLK; this is encoded by the coding sequence ATGGTTGAAATAGGGAAAATACAAAAATTAAAGGTGGCTAATGTTGCCAAAATAGGTGTATATTTAGATGCAGGAACAGAAGAACAAGAAGAGAATATATTACTTCCGAATAACCAATTACCTGAGGATGTTAAAGAAGGAGATGAACTAGAAGTCTTTGTATATAGAGATTCTGAAGATAGATTAATCGCTACTAGAAAAACGCCATTAGTACAGGTGGGAGAAATTGCTGTTTTAGAAGTAAAGGATACAACATCAATAGGAGCGTTTTTAGATATAGGGCTTGAAAGAGATGTGTTACTTCCTTTTAAGGAACAAAAGTATAAAGTAGTTTCTGGAAAAAAATATTTAGTTGCAATATATATAGATAAAAGTGGTAGGCTTACTGCTACAAGTTATATATCAAAGTTTTTATTATCTGAAAGTCCTTATAAAAAAGATGAATGGGTTAAAGGAATAGTATATTCAATTAATGATGAGATAGGAGCACTAGTAGCTGTTGATAATAAATACAAAGGATTAATACCTAAGAGTGAGCTATATAAGGAAATAAATGTTGGGGATGAAGTAGAATGTAGAGTAGCTAGAGTAAGAGAAGACGGAAAGCTTGATTTAGGTACAAGAGAAGTTGCATATAAGCAAATGGATAGTGATGTAGAAATGTTATTAAAAAAATTAGAAAAGTATGATGGATTTATGCCATTAAATGATAAAAGTAAACCAGAAGAAATTAAAGATAGATTAAAAATAAGTAAAGCAGCATTTAAAAGAGCAGTAGGAAGATTGCTAAAAGAAGATAAAATAATTCAAACAGAAAAAGGAATAAAATTAAAATAA
- a CDS encoding radical SAM protein, protein MRYEGTVYRPPSEAYSLIIQVTLGCSHNKCTFCNMYKDRSFKIKSLDEVFEDLELSRKYYKYVKRIFLADGDALILKTENLEKILIKIKELFPECERVSVYGTPADILRKSEEDLIKLKKLGLDIIYIGVESGSDEVLKDVNKGVTSEEIIKAGQKVKRTGIKLSATLISGLGGKGKSQLHAKESARVISAINPDYLGILTLMIEPGTEIYNKVQNDEMVLLNPKEVMVETRELIRNLEVSNCIFRSNHASNYAPLAATLGEEKDRLLRELDSIIGSDYNFKDEYFRRF, encoded by the coding sequence ATGAGATATGAAGGAACAGTTTATAGACCACCAAGTGAAGCGTATAGTTTAATTATTCAAGTTACATTAGGATGTTCTCATAACAAATGTACATTCTGCAATATGTATAAAGATAGAAGCTTTAAGATAAAAAGTTTAGATGAAGTATTTGAGGATTTAGAGTTATCTAGAAAATATTATAAATATGTAAAAAGAATATTTTTAGCTGATGGAGACGCTTTAATTTTAAAAACTGAAAACTTAGAAAAGATACTTATTAAAATTAAAGAATTGTTCCCGGAATGTGAAAGAGTTTCTGTTTATGGAACTCCAGCAGATATTTTAAGAAAAAGTGAAGAGGACTTAATTAAGCTTAAAAAATTAGGTCTAGATATAATTTATATAGGTGTAGAAAGTGGTAGTGATGAAGTGCTTAAAGATGTAAATAAAGGGGTTACTTCGGAAGAGATAATAAAAGCTGGTCAAAAAGTAAAAAGAACAGGAATAAAACTTTCTGCAACATTGATTTCAGGGCTTGGTGGAAAAGGAAAGTCTCAATTACATGCAAAAGAATCTGCAAGAGTTATAAGTGCTATTAATCCGGATTATTTAGGCATACTTACACTTATGATTGAGCCGGGAACAGAAATATATAATAAGGTTCAAAATGACGAAATGGTACTTTTGAATCCGAAAGAGGTTATGGTAGAGACTAGAGAACTTATAAGAAATCTAGAGGTTAGTAACTGTATATTTAGAAGTAATCATGCATCTAATTATGCACCGCTTGCAGCAACATTAGGTGAAGAAAAAGACAGACTTTTAAGGGAATTGGATAGTATAATTGGAAGCGATTATAATTTTAAAGACGAATATTTTAGAAGATTCTAA
- a CDS encoding serine/threonine-protein kinase — MNKDYINNCGLDLSECKFLGEGHHGKVFLRKDGKVIKICTTVRSCKSEYLILKKVDGSKYFPRAYKYEYLYMIRDYVGGECMRDYIKTHGLSKKLAINVIKLLEEFKRLHFTKIDIRCKDIFVQKKERVMVIDPKGCYSRHKNYPSHLIKGLKNTMYLDKFLRVLKNERPELYKEWILQNNLK; from the coding sequence ATGAATAAAGACTATATAAATAATTGCGGTCTTGATTTAAGTGAATGTAAATTTTTAGGAGAAGGACATCATGGCAAAGTATTTTTAAGAAAAGACGGAAAAGTCATAAAGATATGCACAACTGTTAGGAGCTGTAAATCGGAATACCTTATATTAAAAAAAGTAGATGGGTCAAAATATTTTCCGCGAGCATATAAATATGAATATTTATATATGATAAGAGACTATGTTGGTGGAGAATGTATGCGAGATTATATAAAAACCCATGGACTTAGTAAAAAACTAGCTATAAATGTTATTAAACTGTTAGAAGAATTTAAGCGACTACATTTTACAAAAATAGACATACGATGTAAAGACATTTTTGTTCAAAAAAAAGAAAGAGTTATGGTAATTGATCCTAAAGGATGTTATAGTAGACATAAAAATTATCCATCCCATCTTATAAAGGGATTAAAAAATACTATGTACTTAGATAAATTTTTGAGAGTTTTAAAAAACGAAAGACCTGAATTATATAAAGAATGGATTTTACAAAACAATTTGAAGTAA
- a CDS encoding serine/threonine protein kinase — MININKEFFKISLDTCKFIGSGREGKVYKTEDDYVLKVFKRKRNSLEEYKILKMVEGSRYFPKAISIKGRYLLREYVGGIALNEYIKKKGMPKELSYNLVYLFEEFKNMKFTRIDMSARHIYVGDNYKVKVIDPRKCYSKKVSFPKILLKELDEAKVLDDFIKGIIDIRPELAINWGGKISAR, encoded by the coding sequence GTGATAAACATTAACAAAGAATTTTTTAAAATAAGTCTAGACACATGTAAGTTTATTGGAAGTGGGAGAGAAGGAAAAGTTTATAAAACTGAAGATGACTATGTATTAAAAGTATTTAAAAGAAAAAGAAATTCGTTAGAAGAATATAAAATACTTAAAATGGTAGAAGGAAGTAGATATTTTCCCAAGGCTATCAGTATAAAAGGAAGGTACTTATTAAGAGAATATGTAGGTGGAATAGCTTTAAATGAATATATTAAAAAAAAAGGTATGCCAAAAGAACTTTCGTATAATTTAGTATACTTATTTGAAGAGTTTAAAAATATGAAATTTACAAGAATAGATATGTCAGCAAGACATATTTATGTTGGAGATAATTATAAGGTGAAAGTTATAGATCCTAGAAAATGCTACAGTAAAAAAGTTTCATTTCCTAAAATTTTATTAAAAGAATTAGATGAAGCTAAAGTCCTAGATGATTTTATAAAGGGGATTATAGATATAAGGCCAGAGCTTGCCATAAATTGGGGCGGAAAAATAAGTGCTAGATAA
- a CDS encoding undecaprenyl diphosphate synthase family protein → MRIPNHIGIIPDGNRRWAINNGLTKEKGYDSGLNPGLILFRLCKKIGIKEITYYGFTTDNTKRPKIQRLAFSKACVDAVNLLSKEDADLLVVGNYDSPMFPKELLPFTKRKTFGKGGIKVNFLVNYGWEWDLSNLKENTSSNRNTIANTLKSNDISRVDLIIRWGGRRRLSGFLPVQSIYSDFYVVDDYWPNFNKDHFYNALKWYNTQDITLGG, encoded by the coding sequence ATGCGAATTCCAAATCATATAGGTATTATTCCAGATGGAAATAGACGTTGGGCTATAAATAATGGTTTAACAAAAGAAAAAGGTTATGATTCAGGATTGAATCCCGGATTAATACTATTTCGTTTATGTAAAAAAATAGGTATCAAAGAAATTACATATTACGGCTTTACCACTGATAACACTAAACGTCCTAAAATTCAAAGACTTGCTTTTTCAAAAGCCTGTGTTGATGCAGTTAATTTATTAAGCAAAGAAGATGCTGATTTATTAGTAGTTGGTAATTATGATTCGCCAATGTTTCCTAAAGAACTTTTACCCTTTACTAAACGAAAAACCTTTGGTAAAGGAGGTATTAAAGTCAACTTTTTGGTTAACTATGGATGGGAATGGGACCTTAGTAACCTTAAAGAAAATACTAGTTCCAATAGAAATACTATAGCTAATACTTTAAAATCAAATGACATTTCACGAGTTGATCTTATAATTCGTTGGGGTGGCAGAAGACGTTTAAGTGGATTTCTACCTGTTCAATCTATATATTCAGACTTTTATGTTGTAGATGACTATTGGCCAAATTTTAACAAAGACCATTTTTATAATGCTTTAAAATGGTATAACACGCAAGATATAACGCTTGGTGGTTGA
- a CDS encoding signal peptidase II, with amino-acid sequence MPYVFWTVIFLIVFIDRWTKRKTIKILGNGKGKKSVELLQNRLKLMLEYNKVKHVDGLEGGLSIIIKITLIALLCAVVYLIKLTQYQGEIGLKLALSFIIGGGFGNFIDRLGHGYVIDFICIKGSKNIAFNLSRIFIITGIILLLFNI; translated from the coding sequence ATGCCATATGTATTTTGGACCGTAATATTTTTAATAGTCTTTATAGATAGATGGACTAAACGGAAGACAATTAAGATTTTAGGAAATGGAAAGGGAAAAAAATCTGTAGAATTATTACAAAATAGATTAAAATTAATGCTTGAATATAATAAGGTAAAACATGTTGATGGTTTAGAAGGTGGACTGAGTATAATAATTAAGATAACTTTAATAGCTTTGTTATGTGCTGTTGTATATTTAATAAAATTAACTCAGTATCAAGGGGAAATAGGATTAAAACTTGCACTTTCCTTTATAATTGGTGGAGGATTTGGAAACTTTATAGATAGATTAGGACATGGATATGTTATAGATTTTATATGTATAAAAGGAAGTAAGAACATTGCATTTAATTTATCTAGAATATTTATAATAACTGGTATAATATTGTTATTATTCAATATCTAA
- a CDS encoding ACT domain-containing protein, whose protein sequence is MKAIITVLGKDTTGIIASVSAILAKSNVNILDISQTILQEYFTMIMLVDLSNSTKSFKELKDVLTAKESQLNLSIKIQHEDIFNSMHNI, encoded by the coding sequence ATGAAAGCTATTATAACTGTTCTAGGTAAAGATACTACTGGAATTATCGCAAGTGTAAGTGCCATCTTAGCAAAATCCAATGTAAATATTCTTGATATAAGTCAAACAATCCTTCAAGAATATTTCACTATGATAATGCTAGTAGACTTGTCTAACTCAACAAAATCATTCAAAGAATTAAAAGACGTTTTAACTGCTAAAGAATCTCAACTGAACCTTTCAATAAAAATTCAACATGAAGACATCTTTAATTCAATGCATAATATCTAA
- a CDS encoding transglutaminase domain-containing protein translates to MGIKFSKVFKIYSIMTLMFLIMIFNCTKIVIAADSTYKVLNKIENVDIDKKWKINFNNKLNEDTLKNNIKIVDEDSKECLKIKVKYNDKDKFVNVECLSKYRSKGKYILIIEKGIKSFDGKDLSKGVKVNFTCKDYDEKINTNKSLLKENFKNPGNVANNKEDFYNILRYALFTFKSKITLTINNYNQNDYSLDIIADIIHDNPILDYGYKGANGSISSSMGKATMKLNLNYTYSKERMEYMRTESQNKVNDIIKKIIKPNMSDYEKELAIHDYIVNNSRYDERLFFSSIPGESYTDYGVLVKGVGVCESYAKAMYRLLNTAGIETLFVVGEGKNQNGIKEAHAWNIVKLYGEYYQLDTTWDNPMVPGGKKYVTHDYFNLTDSEMQKDHIWDKSKYPKCYSKTYSFKQKYVA, encoded by the coding sequence ATGGGTATTAAATTTTCTAAAGTTTTTAAGATATATTCAATTATGACATTAATGTTTTTGATTATGATCTTTAATTGTACAAAGATAGTTATTGCTGCAGATAGTACTTATAAAGTATTAAATAAAATAGAAAATGTTGATATTGATAAAAAGTGGAAAATAAATTTTAATAATAAACTTAATGAAGATACCTTAAAAAATAATATTAAAATTGTAGATGAGGATTCAAAAGAATGTTTAAAGATTAAAGTAAAATATAATGATAAAGATAAATTTGTTAATGTTGAGTGTTTAAGCAAATATAGAAGTAAAGGTAAGTATATTTTAATTATAGAAAAAGGCATAAAATCTTTTGATGGAAAAGATTTATCAAAAGGTGTAAAGGTTAATTTTACATGTAAAGATTATGATGAAAAAATAAATACAAATAAGTCTTTGTTGAAAGAAAACTTTAAAAATCCAGGTAATGTGGCTAATAATAAAGAAGATTTTTATAATATATTAAGATATGCACTATTTACATTTAAATCTAAAATTACATTAACAATAAATAATTATAATCAAAATGATTATTCTTTAGATATAATAGCTGATATTATACATGACAATCCAATATTAGATTATGGGTATAAAGGGGCTAATGGAAGTATAAGTTCATCAATGGGAAAGGCCACAATGAAGCTTAATTTAAATTATACTTACTCAAAGGAAAGAATGGAGTATATGAGAACAGAGTCTCAAAATAAGGTAAATGATATTATTAAAAAGATTATAAAACCTAATATGAGTGATTATGAAAAAGAATTAGCTATTCATGACTATATTGTTAATAATTCTAGATATGATGAGAGATTATTTTTTAGTAGTATACCAGGAGAATCTTATACAGATTATGGTGTTTTAGTAAAGGGTGTAGGAGTGTGCGAAAGTTATGCAAAGGCTATGTATAGATTATTAAATACTGCTGGAATTGAAACATTGTTTGTAGTTGGAGAAGGAAAAAATCAAAATGGTATAAAAGAAGCTCATGCATGGAATATAGTTAAATTGTACGGTGAATATTATCAACTAGACACGACTTGGGATAATCCTATGGTACCAGGTGGTAAAAAGTATGTAACGCATGATTATTTTAATTTGACCGACAGTGAAATGCAAAAGGATCATATTTGGGATAAATCTAAATATCCAAAATGCTACAGTAAAACTTATAGTTTTAAGCAAAAATATGTAGCCTAA
- a CDS encoding PFL family protein — MNQNKIIETIQMIEKEKLDIRTITMGISLMDCCDSNGAKSRQKIYDKITRYAENLVKVGNDIETEFGIPIINKRVSVTPISLVAQCCNDENYVEFAKTLDKAASNVGINFIGGFSALVHKGCSKGDLKLINSIPQALSETEKVCSSVNIGTSKNGINMNAVKKMGEIIKQTALLTKDSDGLGCAKLVVFANAVEDNPFMAGAFHGVGEAECIINVGVSGPGTVKKALETVKGQSFDVVADTIKKTAFKITRMGQLVAEEASKRLNVPFGIIDLSLAPTPAIGDSVAHILEEMGIESCGAPGTTAALALLNDAVKKGGIMAASRVGGLSGAFIPVSEDSGMIDAVLNHSINLEKLEAMTCVCSVGLDMIALPGDTSAETISAIIADEAAIGVINNKTTAVRVIPVPGKTVGDMVEFGGLLGRAPIMKVSKFSSSNFVNRGGLIPAPIHSFKN; from the coding sequence ATTAATCAAAACAAAATAATTGAAACTATTCAAATGATTGAAAAAGAAAAATTAGATATTCGTACTATAACTATGGGAATATCTTTAATGGATTGTTGCGATTCTAATGGTGCTAAAAGCCGTCAAAAAATTTATGATAAAATTACAAGATATGCTGAAAATCTAGTTAAAGTAGGAAACGATATAGAAACAGAATTTGGTATACCTATTATTAATAAAAGAGTATCTGTAACTCCCATTTCCTTAGTAGCTCAATGCTGCAATGATGAAAATTATGTAGAATTCGCTAAAACTCTAGATAAAGCCGCTTCTAATGTTGGTATAAACTTCATAGGTGGTTTTTCTGCTCTAGTACATAAAGGTTGTTCAAAAGGCGATCTAAAACTAATTAATTCTATTCCTCAAGCTTTAAGCGAAACAGAAAAAGTTTGTTCTTCTGTTAATATAGGCACAAGTAAAAATGGTATAAACATGAATGCAGTTAAAAAAATGGGGGAAATAATAAAACAAACAGCTTTATTAACAAAAGATTCTGATGGCCTTGGTTGTGCTAAACTTGTAGTATTCGCTAACGCTGTAGAAGATAATCCTTTTATGGCCGGTGCATTTCACGGTGTAGGAGAAGCTGAATGTATAATAAATGTAGGTGTAAGTGGTCCTGGAACCGTAAAAAAAGCTCTAGAAACTGTAAAAGGTCAAAGTTTTGATGTAGTAGCAGATACTATTAAAAAAACAGCTTTTAAAATAACAAGAATGGGTCAATTAGTTGCAGAAGAGGCTTCTAAAAGATTAAATGTTCCTTTTGGAATAATAGATTTATCATTAGCACCTACTCCAGCTATTGGAGATAGTGTTGCTCATATTTTAGAAGAAATGGGCATTGAAAGTTGTGGTGCCCCAGGTACTACTGCCGCACTTGCACTTTTAAATGATGCCGTTAAAAAAGGGGGTATTATGGCCGCTTCTAGAGTCGGTGGGCTTAGTGGTGCATTTATCCCAGTAAGCGAAGATTCTGGAATGATAGATGCCGTTTTAAATCATTCTATAAACTTAGAAAAACTTGAAGCCATGACCTGTGTATGCTCTGTTGGTCTTGATATGATAGCACTTCCTGGTGATACATCGGCTGAAACTATTTCAGCTATAATTGCAGATGAAGCCGCTATTGGTGTTATAAACAATAAAACCACTGCCGTTAGAGTTATTCCTGTTCCTGGTAAAACCGTAGGTGATATGGTTGAATTTGGAGGTCTACTTGGAAGAGCTCCTATTATGAAAGTTAGTAAATTCAGTAGTTCTAATTTTGTAAACAGAGGTGGTTTAATACCTGCTCCAATTCATAGCTTTAAAAATTAA
- a CDS encoding HAD-IB family hydrolase: protein MSKTIAAFFDIDGTLYREGLITEIFKKFITSEFIEPERWYNEVRHYYTKWDKRLGNYDDYLLKMADIYIEAIKGLDKTQVEFIAKRVIESKGDRVYTYTRDMIAWHKKQGHKLITISGSPVELVREMALKHGFDDYIGTDYLIDGTQKYTGEIVPMWDRVNKQKAINNFVEKYNIDLNESYAYGDTLGDFSMFKSVGNPRAINPTRELINAVTKDPIIKEKVKIIVERKDVVYKLNPDELDIL from the coding sequence ATGTCAAAAACAATAGCAGCTTTTTTCGATATTGACGGTACTTTATATAGAGAAGGTCTTATAACTGAAATTTTTAAAAAATTCATCACATCTGAATTTATTGAACCTGAACGCTGGTACAATGAAGTTAGACATTATTATACAAAATGGGATAAAAGATTAGGAAACTATGACGATTATTTATTAAAAATGGCTGACATATATATAGAAGCTATAAAGGGTCTTGACAAAACTCAAGTAGAATTCATAGCTAAAAGAGTTATTGAATCCAAAGGAGATAGAGTTTACACATACACAAGAGACATGATAGCTTGGCATAAAAAGCAGGGACATAAACTTATAACTATTTCTGGAAGCCCAGTAGAACTTGTTCGTGAAATGGCTCTAAAGCATGGGTTTGATGACTATATAGGAACCGATTATTTAATTGATGGCACTCAAAAATATACAGGTGAAATAGTTCCTATGTGGGATAGAGTAAATAAACAAAAAGCTATAAATAATTTTGTTGAAAAATATAATATAGATCTTAATGAAAGTTACGCTTATGGTGATACACTAGGAGATTTTTCAATGTTTAAATCCGTTGGAAATCCTAGAGCTATAAATCCTACTAGAGAACTTATAAACGCAGTAACAAAAGATCCTATTATAAAAGAAAAAGTAAAAATAATAGTTGAAAGAAAAGATGTAGTATATAAATTAAATCCTGATGAACTAGATATTTTATAA
- a CDS encoding methyl-accepting chemotaxis protein, which yields MGFVRKFKVKAKLAVSFVILVILIVLSGMGGLLNSKKINTGAKTTYSKHLLAIKDMEGVRVNLNEEKADLIMLLYNTNIDEQAMHKQVSKISDLKTKNIESMKHYESIPKGKSEQNVYEDFKLKLFKYRGGRDKIIKLVKEKNYSSAQDIYYSEVKALREDMEQMINKISSMNIEEARYFYENNQKLFLNIKVQLFSLTVIAIIISIILTILMVKDISGALQKIKGYAMKLAEYNFSEDIQVTGNDEFSDTARALNKAHHNIKELIESMKINSNNMTYMSENLSATVQEITAKVDEIDGFTGNINKETQEASISGEELSASIEEVNSSVEDLSSKSIEASENAIESKNRAVNIQNDVKYAVEDIQKMYKEKEVNILKAIQEGKIVEEIKVMADAIATIAEQTNLLALNAAIEAARAGEHGKGFAVVAEEVRNLAEQSSNTVSTIQDTIQKVQSAFENLAVNSDDILIFINNNITKILDKSLDTGKQYYKDSEYISYISETLASMTEEISATINQISERVQGMSLNAQESAKHTEGILENLGTTNVAMKEVSKTSVEQLEVIQKLNELIEKFNI from the coding sequence ATGGGTTTTGTAAGAAAGTTTAAGGTTAAAGCCAAGCTTGCAGTGAGTTTTGTAATACTGGTTATTTTAATTGTATTATCCGGGATGGGAGGACTATTAAATTCAAAAAAAATAAATACAGGGGCAAAAACAACTTATTCAAAGCACTTATTGGCGATTAAAGACATGGAAGGAGTAAGAGTAAATTTAAATGAAGAAAAAGCAGATTTAATAATGCTGTTATATAATACTAATATAGATGAGCAAGCTATGCATAAGCAGGTTTCGAAAATATCAGATTTGAAAACAAAAAATATAGAATCTATGAAACATTATGAAAGTATTCCTAAAGGAAAAAGTGAACAAAACGTATATGAGGATTTTAAGTTAAAATTATTTAAATATAGAGGTGGCAGGGATAAGATAATAAAATTAGTTAAAGAAAAGAATTACTCATCAGCTCAAGATATATATTATTCTGAGGTTAAAGCATTAAGAGAAGATATGGAGCAAATGATTAATAAGATAAGTTCAATGAATATTGAAGAAGCTAGATATTTTTATGAAAATAATCAAAAACTTTTCTTGAATATAAAAGTACAATTATTTAGTTTAACTGTAATTGCAATAATTATATCTATAATATTAACTATATTAATGGTAAAAGATATTAGTGGTGCTCTTCAAAAAATTAAAGGGTATGCTATGAAACTTGCTGAGTATAATTTTTCGGAAGATATACAAGTTACTGGAAATGATGAGTTTAGTGATACTGCTAGGGCTTTAAATAAAGCACATCATAATATAAAAGAACTCATAGAATCTATGAAGATTAATTCAAATAATATGACTTATATGAGTGAGAATTTATCTGCAACAGTTCAAGAGATAACAGCAAAAGTTGATGAAATAGACGGATTTACAGGTAATATAAACAAAGAAACTCAAGAGGCTAGTATTTCAGGTGAGGAGTTAAGTGCTTCTATAGAAGAAGTAAATTCAAGTGTTGAAGATCTTTCTAGTAAATCTATTGAGGCAAGTGAAAATGCGATAGAATCTAAAAACAGGGCAGTTAATATACAAAATGATGTTAAATATGCTGTTGAAGATATACAAAAGATGTATAAAGAAAAAGAAGTAAACATATTAAAGGCAATACAAGAAGGAAAGATAGTAGAGGAAATAAAGGTAATGGCAGATGCTATAGCTACTATAGCAGAGCAAACTAACTTATTGGCATTAAATGCTGCCATAGAAGCAGCCAGAGCAGGAGAGCATGGTAAGGGATTTGCTGTAGTTGCCGAAGAGGTAAGAAATCTTGCAGAGCAATCATCAAATACAGTGTCAACAATTCAAGATACAATACAGAAGGTACAATCAGCTTTTGAAAATCTTGCTGTAAATAGCGATGATATACTTATATTTATAAATAATAATATAACTAAAATATTGGACAAGTCATTAGATACAGGAAAGCAGTACTATAAAGATTCAGAGTATATAAGTTATATATCAGAAACATTGGCATCTATGACAGAGGAAATAAGCGCAACAATAAATCAAATTTCTGAACGAGTTCAAGGAATGTCACTAAATGCTCAAGAATCTGCAAAACATACGGAAGGTATATTGGAGAATTTAGGAACTACCAATGTAGCTATGAAAGAAGTTTCAAAAACATCGGTAGAACAGTTAGAAGTTATTCAAAAGTTAAATGAACTTATTGAAAAATTTAATATATAA
- a CDS encoding YbjQ family protein — translation MILVNTDFISGKEIETIALVKGSTIQSKNIGKDILSGLRTIVGGELNEYTEMMNEAREIATNRMIEEAERLGADAVINIRYATSAIMQAAAEVIVYGTAIKIL, via the coding sequence ATGATACTAGTGAATACAGATTTTATTTCAGGAAAAGAAATAGAGACTATTGCTTTAGTAAAAGGATCTACAATTCAGTCCAAAAATATTGGAAAAGATATTTTAAGTGGTTTAAGAACAATTGTTGGTGGAGAATTAAATGAATATACAGAAATGATGAATGAAGCTAGAGAAATTGCTACTAATAGAATGATAGAAGAAGCAGAAAGGCTTGGAGCAGATGCAGTAATAAACATTAGATATGCAACTAGTGCTATAATGCAAGCAGCAGCTGAAGTTATAGTTTATGGAACGGCTATAAAAATACTGTAA